The Pseudochaenichthys georgianus chromosome 8, fPseGeo1.2, whole genome shotgun sequence genome has a segment encoding these proteins:
- the gtf2f1 gene encoding general transcription factor IIF subunit 1, producing MTSLGSSSSPSTEYTVRVPKNTNKKYSIMGFNSGDKVNCSAWTQARMERDMSARRIYGEEESVDGAAGSEFGKKQREESRRKKYGIVKREFKVEDQPWILKVNGKAGKRFKGLKKGSVTENASYYIFTQCPDGAFEAFPVNGWYNFVPQAKHRTLTAEEAEEEWGRRNKVVNHFSIMLQRRFREQEHGCDDDDDDNEKGGKKKKKGGRGGDLRITDLEEDLEMSSSDSNSSNGDDGESKPKKKKETGKGKGKKKKKKKSSDKEALEDSDDGDNEGLEVDYMSDESSSDEEPEKGKMSKGEDHPKGIDEASESEEESEEEKQNEEETKEEEEEEEAKTKTPAPAEKKKKKDSSGESETSDDSDIEGETASALFMKKRTPPKRGGRGSAGSSKAGSRPGTPSIDSAATSNTLRAAASKLEQGKRPPPGPSTDSPAAKRLKMEPSSQSPVPSGKSTPQPPPGKSTPSSSDVQLTEEAVRRYLIRKPMTTKDLLKKFQTKRTGLSSEQTVNVLAQILKRLNPERKNVNDKMHFYLTE from the exons ATGACTTCACTG GGGAGCAGCAGTTCCCCGTCTACAGAATACACAGTGCGAGTCCCAAA AAACACCAACAAGAAGTACAGCATTATGGGTTTCAATTCAGGAGACAAGGTCAATTGTTCTGCCTGGACACAG GCTCGTATGGAAAGAGACATGAGTGCTCGGCGGATATACGGGGAGGAAGAGTCGGTGGATGGCGCGGCTGGCAGTGAGTTTGGCAAAAAGCAGCGCGAGGAATCACGGCGGAAGAAGTATGGCATTGTGAAGCGTGAGTTCAAAGTGGAGGACCAGCCCTGGATTCTAAAGGTCAATGGCAAGGCCGGCAAGAG GTTCAAAGGTCTAAAGAAGGGTAGTGTTACAGAAAACGCGTCCTACTACATCTTCACACAGTGTCCCGATGGGGCGTTTGAGGCCTTCCCCGTCAACGGCTGGTACAACTTTGTACCACAGGCCAAGCACCGAACGCTCACTGCtgaggaggcggaggaggagTGGGGAAG ACGAAACAAGGTGGTGAATCACTTCAGCATCATGCTTCAGAGACGTTTCCGGGAGCAGGAGCACGGCTGcgatgatgatgacgatgacAACGAGAAGGGtgggaagaagaaaaagaagggagggagagggggcgaCCTGCGCATTACCGACCTGGAAGAAGACCTGGAGATGAGCAGCAGCGACAGTAACAGCAGTAACGGGGATG ATGGAGAGAGCAaaccaaagaagaagaaagaaacagggaaaggaaaaggaaagaagaagaagaagaagaagagcagTGACAAAGAGGCCTTGGAGGACAGTGATGACGGAGACAACGAGGGTCTAGAGGTGGATTACATGTCAGATGAGAGCAG TTCAGACGAGGAGCCAGAGAAGGGGAAGATGAGCAAAGGAGAGGACCACCCCAAAG GAATAGATGAGGCGTCTGAAAGCGAGGAAGAGAGTGAGGAGGAGAAACAGAACGAAGAGGAAAcaaaagaggaggaagaagaagaagaggcgaAGACAAAAACGCCAGCTCCAgcagaaaagaagaagaaaaaag ACAGCAGCGGCGAGTCGGAAACCTCAGACGACAGCGACATCGAGGGAGAGACGGCCTCAGCTCTGTTCATG AAAAAGCGCACGCCTCCAAAGCGCGGAGGACGCGGCTCTGCAGGAAGCTCAAAGGCCGGCAGTCGCCCCGGGACCCCGTCCATAGACTCTGCCGCCACCTCCAACACACTCCGAGCTGCTGCCAGCAAGCTGGAGCAAG GTAAGAGACCGCCTCCGGGGCCCAGCACGGACTCACCTGCTGCCAAGAGGCTGAAGATGGAGCCCAGCAGTCAGAGCCCCGTCCCCTCTGGGAAGAGTACGCCTCAACCCCCGCCTGGGAAATCTACTCCTAGCTCAAG TGACGTGCAGCTAACAGAGGAGGCAGTGCGGCGCTACCTGATCCGTAAACCGATGACCACCAAAGACCTGCTGAAGAAGTTCCAGACCAAGCGCACGGGTTTGAGCAGCGAGCAGACGGTCAACGTGCTGGCTCAGATCCTGAAGCGCCTCAATCCCGAACGCAAGAACGTGAACGACAAAATGCATTTCTACCTAACCGAATAA